One window from the genome of Clarias gariepinus isolate MV-2021 ecotype Netherlands chromosome 15, CGAR_prim_01v2, whole genome shotgun sequence encodes:
- the LOC128543243 gene encoding uncharacterized protein LOC128543243 encodes MPKADFPSLHSKMLKFTLLISCIIMVKAQNTTTEVQTATNESLPSQSKETSTVTASNFSEIFTAYLSTSEYPGNVSTQSVTESLQSAGTSESPKCLSTLSITVSTITLPESTTDHSTSETPETSSQTNAESINTVMESSTDYSATTESPESLSTTLATASPFTSPQSSTDQSLISDSVTQTVTAYPYTSLNLLADYSTSAFTILLTSESTVVTVSPISLPESSTDHSTSESPETSSQTNATPQYTSSELSTDHSTSKSSNIFSQTNANSPYTFTESLTDYSSITESSESLSTTLVGASPFTSPESSTDPPLTSDTPVNSATQTATANPYTLLTLLGDHSTSGFTEVLSTYKSTESLSTPVGKLSPFTSLDISTASPYTSPELSMDYSSTPHSPGAVTLPVIVSQFTSPETSTYPSSISDSANMLATSESPESLSTPAVTVSPITLPEPTTDHSTSKSHKPSSQNNATTPYTFLKSSTDQSTSESSNTFSQTTAKSPYTFTESSTDYSSITESPESLTTPLVTASPFTSPESSTDHPLTSDSPEL; translated from the exons ATGCCAAAAGCTGATTTTCCATCACTGCACAGCAAGATGCTTAAATTTACATTACTCATCAGCTGTATTATAATGGTTAAAGCACAAAATACAACAACAG AAGTTCAGACCGCTACAAATGAATCATTGCCATCTCAATCCAAAGAAACTTCAACAGTTACAGCATCTAatttttcagaaatatttaCAGCTTACTTATCCACAAGTGAATATCCAGGAAATGTATCTACACAATCAGTAACAGAATCATTGCAATCTGCCGGAACTTCTGAATCACCAAAATGCTTATCAACACTATCGATTACAGTATCAACTATTACTTTACCAGAATCGACTACAGATCACTCAACATCTGAAACTCCTGAAACTTCCTCACAAACCAATGCAGAATCAATAAACACTGTCATGGAATCCTCAACAGATTATTCAGCAACCACAGAATCTCCAGAAAGTTTGTCAACAACACTagctacagcatcaccctttACTTCACCACAATCATCTACAGATCAGTCATTAATCTCTGATTCAGTAACACAAACAGTTACAGCATACCCATATACTTCATTAAACTTATTAGCAGATTACTCAACATCtgcatttacaattttattaaccTCTGAATCAACAGTTGTTACAGTATCACCAATTTCTTTACCAGAATCATCTACAGATCACTCAACATCTGAATCGCCTGAAACTTCCTCACAAACCAATGCAACTCCACAATATACTTCATCAGAATTATCTACAGATCACTCAACATCTAAATCTTCAAACATTTTCtcacaaacaaatgcaaattCACCATATACTTTTACAGAATCATTAACAGATTACTCATCAATTACAGAATCTTCAGAAAGTTTGTCAACAACACTGGTTGGAGCATCACCCTTTACTTCACCAGAATCCTCTACAGATCCCCCATTAACCTCTGATACCCCAGTAAATTCAGCAACACAAACAGCTACAGCAAACCCATAtactttattaactttattagGAGATCACTCAACATCTGGATTTACAGAAGTTTTATCTACCTATAAATCAACAGAAAGTTTGTCAACACCAGTGGGCAAATTATCGCCATTTACTTCATTAGATATTTCCACAGCATCACCATATACTTCACCAGAACTATCAATGGATTACTCATCAACACCTCACTCTCCAGGAGCTGTAACATTACCAGTTATAGTGTCACAATTTACCTCACCAGAAACATCTACATATCCATCATCCATATCAGACTCTGCAAACATGTTAGCAACCTCTGAATCTCCAGAAAGTCTTTCAACACCAGCAGTTACAGTATCACCCATTACTTTACCAGAACCAACTACAGATCACTCAACATCTAAATCTCATAAACCTTCTTCACAAAACAATGCAACAACACCATATACTTTTTTGAAATCATCTACAGATCAATCAACATCTGAATCTTCAAACACTTTCTCACAAACAACTGCAAAATCACCATATACTTTTACAGAATCATCAACAGATTACTCATCAATTACAGAATCTCCAGAAAGTTTGACAACACCActggttacagcatcaccctttACCTCACCAGAATCATCTACAGATCACCCATTAACCTCTGATTCCCCA GAGCTGTAA